Proteins encoded in a region of the Oculatellaceae cyanobacterium genome:
- the petN gene encoding cytochrome b6-f complex subunit PetN — protein MDILTLGWVSLLVLFTWSIAMVIWGRNGF, from the coding sequence ATGGATATTTTGACGCTGGGTTGGGTTTCACTGCTAGTGCTGTTCACTTGGTCAATTGCAATGGTAATTTGGGGTCGTAACGGTTTTTAG